GCCCGGCCATTATGTGGATCCCGCCGTGGCGTCCGCTGCCGGTGCGGCGGCAGCACCTGTCCATCCCCAGGCTCCTGGCACCCCGGCTCAGGCCTATGGCGCCGCCGCTGATATCGGCGGCCTGGCGACCCAGCCAACGGCGATTTCTGCTGGAACGACAAGCATCTATTCCAGTGCCGCACCCGCCGTTGTAACAGGCGCACCTGGAGCCGCTTCAAACAGGATTGTCCCCGCAGTCAGCAGCGTTTATTCCGCGCCCGTGCCAGCGGCGCAACCGCAACCGGTCTCAGCACCGGTCGTGCCCCCGGCGGCTCAGCTGCCAGCGGAACAGCACACGGAAAATCGCCAGCCGGTTCCGGTTGCCGTGCCGGTCCCGCAGCCGGCCTCCGGGCAGGTGGCAGCGGTTGCCGGGCAACCGGCTTCGGATGCGGCAGGTGAGGCGCCGGAAAGTGATGGCAAGGGCGTGACGCTGGCGGCATTTTTCGCAGGGGCTGCCAAGAAGCGCCTGCCCAAGATGATCGAGAGCGGGTCGGCTGATACTACGCAGGTGGCGGCCTTGCCGGCAGGGCAGGGGGGAACAATGGGCATTGCGCTTTACGGTCGCTCGGTGATGTCCGATGAGTTTGATGATGCGCATCTCGATGAAGAAGACGACCAGCCGACCGGCCTGATGAAGCTTGCCTCTCTTTCAGGCCTCACGCGTGTCTCCCCGAACGGGTTGTTTCTCCAGACCGATCACGTCGAGGTCGGCTGTTTCAAGCCGGAACTGGTGCGCATGATCAAGGATGTCGAGCGGCACTATAATAGCCCGGCGATCGTCACCTCGGGTTATCGCCCGCCGAAAGGCATCAGGCAGGGCTCCAAACATTATACGTGTGATGCCGCGGACATTCAGATCAAGGGTGTTTCCAAGTGGGAGCTTGCCACCTATCTGCGGTCCCTGCCGGATCGCGGTGGGGTGGGCACCTATTGCCACACGGAGTCCGTTCATATGGATACGGGCGAGCCAAGAGACTGGAACTGGCGCTGCCGCCGCACCGCCGCGC
This genomic interval from Agrobacterium tumefaciens contains the following:
- a CDS encoding YcbK family protein translates to MKSVESAKGRVVCQRFLAAVSLLGLSGCVSAVTDDEMAAAAKKPEIAAPQKPQAPASAAATQPGHYVDPAVASAAGAAAAPVHPQAPGTPAQAYGAAADIGGLATQPTAISAGTTSIYSSAAPAVVTGAPGAASNRIVPAVSSVYSAPVPAAQPQPVSAPVVPPAAQLPAEQHTENRQPVPVAVPVPQPASGQVAAVAGQPASDAAGEAPESDGKGVTLAAFFAGAAKKRLPKMIESGSADTTQVAALPAGQGGTMGIALYGRSVMSDEFDDAHLDEEDDQPTGLMKLASLSGLTRVSPNGLFLQTDHVEVGCFKPELVRMIKDVERHYNSPAIVTSGYRPPKGIRQGSKHYTCDAADIQIKGVSKWELATYLRSLPDRGGVGTYCHTESVHMDTGEPRDWNWRCRRTAARR